The Carettochelys insculpta isolate YL-2023 chromosome 9, ASM3395843v1, whole genome shotgun sequence genome includes the window gtatgttCTAACAAAATCgtttttaccaatcactgtttctgctcagatttttcattaacctctcttacacACGCTCATTGCATGCCTGGCTTGAACTCCTTTATATATAAATAACACTGCGGTccacatttaccaaaaaaaaaaaacaaaacatccccCTCACAGAAATGCCTGTGTACAGGTCTATGATACATACACTTTTCTGTAAGGTACTCTCAGAGCCTATCTCGGAAGAAGAAGAATTCCCCTCTCCACCGCACTATTACTTTCTAGAGGTGGTTGGTCACTACCTATACAGTGCCTGTGAAGCTGGTACAGCAGAGAACTGGATGGTGAGTAAGTGGAATCCAGGCTTATCTCCCAAGGGTATTGTGATACAAACCACTGCAAAGAAAcggagagtaagccgtgctagtctatacactatcaaaacaaaaagcagtcaagtagcactttaaagactagctaaatagtttattaggtgagctttcgtgggacagacccacttcttcagaccatagccagaccagaacagactcaatatttaaggcacggaaaaccaaaaacagtaagcaaggaggacaaatcagaaaaagataatcaaggtgagcaaatcagagagtggaggggtgggggggggaagatcaagaattagattgagccagggatgcagacgagcccctatggtgacccagaaagttcccagcacgatttaaaccatgtgttaatgtgccgaatttgaatataaaagtcaagcttagagagaagtggacgagttgacttatattcaaattcagcatattaacacatggtttaaatcgtgctgggaactttctgggtcaccataggggctcgtctgcatccctggctcaatctaattcttgatcttcccccccccacccctccactctctgatttgctcaccttgattatctttttctgatttgtcctccttgcttactgtttttggttttccgtgccttaaatattgagtctgttctggtctggctatggtctgaagaagtgggtctgtcccacgaaagctcacctaataaactatttagctagtctttaaagtgctacttgactgctttttgttttgtcactgCAAAGAAACTGTCGCTCCAAGGAGAACTAGGAAGAAGTTGGGCTGTTTGGAGAGTTCCACCTTAGCAACAATTTTAACCCCCCAATCAAACTGTATTGGGTAAAATGGACCCACAGCTCAAGCAAATAACATGACATTTATTTTAAACAGTCATTTGTATGACGGTAGTTCCTAGAGGCTATACCTACCTACCTACAATAAGAAGTCCTTGCCCTGCAGAAAGATCACAATCTGCTACAATGCACACAATTAGGAGAGAGGAAGTACTAACTCTgttttggggaaactgaggcatagactACAGcctgatttcccccccccccccccacctccctgccactgaAGAGCTCAGCGTACAGGGTGCTGCAATCTCAAATCTAGTTGAAAGCTTCTATTGTGATGCTTTTGGAGTTCAGAGCTTCTTTTGATAATCTAGCCCTAGGGTAGGATTTTCACAAAGTGGAAGTGTGTGGCAAAGCTAGGATTTAAACCCAAATCTGAGAGCAAGTCCACTGCCTTAACTCTAAGACCACTTTTGTTTAAAGGGAGACCACAACCCCCTCCATGCGCACACACCTGTATTTGAGCTATGGAGCAGGCCAACACTACAATGCCATTGGAAAGGGTGTAGGGAATCTCTGAGAGACCTGTTCCAAGCAAAAGgtacaacagataaattatatTCTACACACAGAATAATTCTAATGCAGAGTCCCCCATCAGCAGGAGTTAGTGACAGACCTACCACAACTGTGATTGCCAGGGGGAATAGTTGCCAATGATGATCACTCAGGAGAGAGGTTTGGCCAACAATGGGTCCTGGAACAACTTGAGTCACTGACCAGACTGTCAGGGAAGTTCTAAGAACTTAAGACATCCGCCACCAAAGAAGTTCTGCAATGTCTTGGAATCTTGTAATAGACCCTTTTCTGTGTATGAGCTCGGAGATACTGGAGTCCTGGCAAGCCATCGCAGTAGCTACCCTTGGAGTAACTCTGTTGCACAGTGAGGGTGTAGCTGGGTGAAATCTCCAGCAGCTTTGCGGTGGCGATCCACGAGTGACTCAATGGCACAGCTTCCAGCTGAAAGGACACTTGTTGCCAGAGATCCTTACAGAGCATGAGCATGTCATCTATCAATGGGTCTGTGTAACCAGCACTTAGCGcttccctgggccaggcaggggctATGGTAACGTATGGGAAAATGTTGTTGATGGCGGTTAGGAATTCTTCACCCGCTATGTGCCCTGGTGTCTCAAAGCGTCCAAAGGAGACAGCCATGCTTATCCAGATGGGATTCCATAAGAGATTCTGGGCATATAATGTCCTGAGGAGCTCTAGAGTAGGGTGAAGTGCTCCTGGTTCTGTTATGTTCAGGTACATGCCCCAAGGACTGAGCTGTCTATATGCTGTGACTAGACACTCTTCcagggggagccctgctgagGGATGGAGCGCAATGGGAATGAGATTTCCCCTGGTGCTGTTCTGCAATGCAACGTCCAGGGCTATCATGCCACTCCTATCTGGAAGAGGAAGCAAAGGGAGAGGCTACATAACAGCCCGAACCTCTGTGACCCCCCCCTTAACCTATCGAGATTTGTTATTAGGCATTAGCACTAAGATTTGAAGGGAGGAACAGCACTACGGTGTCACCATTAAATTTGTTTGGGTAGAAACAATTCAACAGCTAATTTCCATTAGACTCCATGATATTTATCATTTAACTAAGTAGTAATTAGATACTGATCAGCTCTGTCATTGTTTCAAAGTAGAATCTTAACTGCCGCTAACAAGTGCTGTCACTCATCGACATGTCATTTCCCAGTTCCCAGTGTAGCCTCTTCAGCTAGTTATTTGTGTGTgtaggggcgggaggggggattTATAACTGATTCATAGCTGGGAGCATTGTGAGACCCACAGTTGGGTCAGCAGTAACTTCCCACCCTCTGACCTTTAGACCAGGCGCACTAGGTCATCTTAATCCTGCTTCTACCTAACCTAGACTTGGTTCTAATATAGACCCTCCATTGCCTGAAACAATGACCTATGCCATAGGTTTCCTACTGCTTTCATAGCTCTTAGTGTTTCAACTTTTTTCCTGGTAGCCAGCTTAACATTGCTCTTGCTCAGTTAAGTCCCATTTCTGTCCCCTTGTTTCACTGCCTCCTTCTCATTGGCATGGTAGTTCTTGCAATACGTTCTGCAAGCTTTGTCCAGGGAGATGTATAGACCACATCACTAATTCACACCTAAGCTGTCAATTACCGTACCTGCTTCGCTGCTCTGCCTGTAAACTGGATTGCACTAGAGAGTTTGTGGGGACTTCCTGACTGCAGTTTGAGAATCACAGTGTGAGCTGTAACCGACAGCTTATGGAAAACCCTTTAGTTCCACAAGATCGGTACATGGGCAAAGACATATCGCTCACCTTTAAGATCTGACAATGTTTCCTGCCTGTTCTCAGCCTGATCAGTCCCATACCACTCTATCCACAGTCCATCGACGTCCGCTGGGTGAAAGTAATCTAACAAATTGCCCCCAGGATAGTAGAATCGCTTCCTTGTTGAATTCACTGTTGGGTTGAGAGAAGGGGTGGGAATGTTGGGTACAGTCATTTCTTTTCAAGGTAATGAGTAGCAGAAGGGGAGCCATGTTAGcctctgcaaaaacaatgagaagtcctgtggcaccttatagactaacatttacaggagcataagttttcgtgggcaaagatttGCTTGGTCGTCAGATATGCagctgctgaagtgagtctgtgcccacaaaagcttatgctttaaATAATCCGtaaatctgtaaggtgccacaggacttcttgttgccttttCAAGGTAGAGTGTGCACTTCTGTCTtaagggctatggctacagtaGGATGCAATGTAGCAGCCATAAGTTGCTGTCATTACAGCTACCAGTTACGGTAACAGTTgagactgtagtgtagacattgtttACTACTGGTGACATCGGACCTGCTCGAAGTACATCACAAGCTAGAATTTCACATATAGTTAAATGCAAGTTAGCCCCTTGACATCGCTTGAATGTGTCCTAAATAAGCAGCAATTTAGCTAACTGTCTTAAGTACAATATGGTTGTTAAGCTGCATTGTGTCTCTAGAATAGAGCTAATAAAGCCCCATCTTGCCTAAGTGGAGTACGGCTGTTTCTCCTTCTACCAGAGGGGAAGCCACTACACTTCTGCTCTCAAATGGAAAGGGTCAGCCACAGTTTTCACCAATCCCATAACAGGAGAGAAGAACTTGGGACCAATACTTCCTGACCGTACCAGATGACTAACCTGCAAAGTCAGGAGAGAAAATGGACTATTGTCCTTGTTCGTATAAATGAAACCGCAAATCACTTTTTAATTCTTCTACTTAATTTTATGCCTTTTAGAAGCATAGGCCTTCTCAATCGTGGAAGAACCTAGAGAACTAATGAAACCATGACCTCACAAGAGCCTAGCTTAGGTATGATTGGAAGAGGAAGAACATTTTTAGCCCAAGCTGCTTAAAACTCTGGggtcctgtctacactagccaaaaacttcgaaatggccatgcaaatgaccattttgaagtttactaatgaagcgctgaaatacatattcagcgcctcgttagcatgcgggcagccacgacGCTTCacaattgacgtggctcactgctgcgcagctcatccagactgggctccttttcgaaaggaccccgggtacttcgaggtccccttattcctatgagcagatgggaatgaggggattttgaagtagccggggtccttttgaaaaggagcccagtctggagaagccgtgtggcggcgagccgcgtcaatttcgaagtgccgcggccgcccgcatgctaatgaggtgctgaatatgtattgcagcacttcattagtaaacttcaaaatggccatttgcatggccattttgaagtttttggctcgtgtagatgtagcctgggagtTTGTTTTGGTTAATACCTCCTTCACTGGATGCTTGGGAGAAAGGATGTCTTTGTTCTAGATTTAACTCTGTCCCTTGGTTTCTTCTCACCCTTTGTCTATTCAGGTtagctttttttaaacagagactGTCTGCTCCTATGTGCAAGCGCAGTGGGGGGGTCCCCATCTCATTTGGTGCTTTTTGGCATTGCAGTAATACAAACTTACGCACTGCTTCCTTGAACTGAGACAGAACAGGCTCATAAAGGTCATAATAGATTTGTTCGGCACGGCTATTGTCCCGAATGAACAGGAGATCTTCCACTGTGACTGGATCAGTCTTCCCCTGCCACAGAGTCAGGCTGTACCTGCAGAGAAGAGAGGGCAGGGTGCTGGCATGGACGTCTCGTAAGCCCTCTGGCTGGTTGCTCAACAGTTGGCGGTGCAGTGGGCTAATTAGTCATCGCTAGTTTGGTCCCTTTCACCCAGCAGAGTTCCCTCTTAAAAAGAAGTGGTGTTCTATAGATGTAGGGCACTGGGCAGATGATACTGTCCTGCTCCTGAGTAGTTCTCTTTTAACAAGAGATACTGTATAAAGGTTAGTCATTTGTAAATGTCTGGCTATTGGAGGGTTTCTGCAACAGGGCAATAATTTGCACTTAGAGGCCCGACTACTAGGACCTGCATTgtatgcagggagtgggggccagTACTGTTCTTCAGGTCAGTGCTTCTCAACCAGGGTTAAATGGACCCTTGGGGAATAACCAGAGGtctcccaggggtggggtgtgcgtGTGTCTCAACTCACCTGGATGAGTGTTCCTCGACCCAGAGCTTGCACTCCCAAGAGTGgtcatgggtgtgtgtgtgtgtgtgtgtgtgagagagagagagagagcaagcgagagagagagagataaatgcTGGGCTGACATTAGGAGGTGGCAAACAGGGCAGTTGTCTGGGGAACCACACTCCATAGGGTTCCCCCCAAAACTAAGTTACGTGCTCcaggcctggatgcagggcttgggcttcagACAAGACTCAAGTGAAAAATGGGCTCCTGTATTTCACGGCAAGGCATGGAAAACGCTCACCTCCTCACAGGCTTGTTTGGTGAAAAGGAGAACGTCAGCAATTGTTCAGAACTAGTGGGCTGTGACGCATTTGTCTTCTGAGCTCTGATTTTCTTTACAAACAGTTTTTCAGTGAGGTGATACCAGGGCTACTCAAGGCAAACCCAATGCCTGAAAGGGCTACAGTTGTCAGGGCAAGTTGAGAAGCCCTGTTTTTAAGTGGTTTAGTTACTCCTGCGTGAAGCACTAAAGATGAGCGTGTGCTGTTCACCCCTTACCTCTCAGACTGAGCCAGCAGCCAGCTGAAATGAGGCCAAGCCAATTTCACCATGACGGCCCTGACAGGGAAGGTGACTCTTTGGGGCAGTGTCCCCACAATACTGTGCATCTCTTGAATCATGTTCTGAGTGTACATTTTGTTGGGGAACAGAGACGAATAGAGGGTCGTCCAGCCTGGAGAGAGAGTGCAATTTGGGTACTTCCCTTGGACGAGTGAGAGGAATCTAATGGGGTAGAGAGAGAACACATGGAGAGCACCAGTTATTGTTAAGAGCTGCAAACAACAGGACAGTGGCTATGTGTAATCTACAAACTTCTGAGCAACACCTCCAGATGCCA containing:
- the FAM151A gene encoding protein FAM151A: MVSSARRCPSISTTGAAVIGVCTVAVISTCIALAVCLTVNRNPPQGSAPKPAFGTDSDLLDYLLTLGSIARKDGLLVTWSHAANKKSELEDALKSDTMVLEADVNIEGHNTPNETDKPIMAHPPDIYSDNSFQEWLDVVLNSSSKGIKLDFKSIKAVGPSLDILLKKSSEVKINRPVWLNADILMGPNVPINTAVNASLFLSLVQGKYPNCTLSPGWTTLYSSLFPNKMYTQNMIQEMHSIVGTLPQRVTFPVRAVMVKLAWPHFSWLLAQSERYSLTLWQGKTDPVTVEDLLFIRDNSRAEQIYYDLYEPVLSQFKEAVLNSTRKRFYYPGGNLLDYFHPADVDGLWIEWYGTDQAENRQETLSDLKDRSGMIALDVALQNSTRGNLIPIALHPSAGLPLEECLVTAYRQLSPWGMYLNITEPGALHPTLELLRTLYAQNLLWNPIWISMAVSFGRFETPGHIAGEEFLTAINNIFPYVTIAPAWPREALSAGYTDPLIDDMLMLCKDLWQQVSFQLEAVPLSHSWIATAKLLEISPSYTLTVQQSYSKGSYCDGLPGLQYLRAHTQKRVYYKIPRHCRTSLVADVLSS